In a single window of the Callithrix jacchus isolate 240 chromosome 1, calJac240_pri, whole genome shotgun sequence genome:
- the LOC100392360 gene encoding ferroportin, with amino-acid sequence MTRAGEHNRQRGCCGSLADYLTSAKFLLYLGHFLSTWVTDAYPNFTGDRMWHFAVSVFLVELYGNSLLLTAVYGLVVAGSVLVLGAIHWVDKNARLKVAQTSLVVQNVSVILCGIILMMVFLHKHELLTMYHGCVFTSYYILIITIANIANLATTATAITIQRDWIVVAGEDRSKLANMNATIRRIDQLTNILAPMAVGQIMTFGSPVIGCGFISGWNLVSMCVEYFLLWKVYPKTPALAVKAALKEEETELKQLNLHKDTEPKPMEGTHLMDVKGSDIHELEHELEPTCASQMAEPFRTFRDGWISYYNQPVFLAGMGLAFLYMTVLGFDCITTGYAYTQGLSGSILSILMGASAITGIMGTVAFTWLRRKCGLVRTGLISGLAQLSCLILCVISVFMPGSPLDLPVSPFEDIQSRFIQGESITPTKIPETITTTEIHMSNGSNSANIVPETSAESVPIISVSLLFAGIIAARIGLWSFDLTVTQLLQENVIESGRGIINGVQNSMNYLLDLLHFIMVILAPNPEAFGLLVLISVSFVAMGHIMYFRFAQNTLGNKLFACGPDAKEVRKENQASTSVV; translated from the exons ATGACCAGGGCAGGAGAACACAACCGCCAGAGAGGATGCTGTGGATCCCTGGCCGACTACCTGACCTCTGCAAAATTCCTTCTCTACCTTGGTCATTTTCTCTCCACTTGG GTGACAGATGCTTATCCCAACTTTACAGGAGATCGGATGTGGCACTTTGCTGTGTCTGTGTTTCTGGTAGAGCTCTATGGAAACAGCCTCCTTTTGACAGCAGTCTACGGGCTGGTGGTGGCAGGGTCTGTTCTGGTCCTGGGAGCCATCCACTGGGTGGATAAGAATGCTAGACTTAAAGTGGCCCAGACCTCGCTGGTGGTACAGAATGTTTCAGTCATCCTGTGTGGAATCATCCTGATGATGGTTTTCTTACATAAACACGAGCTTCTTACCATGTACCATGGATGCGTTTTCACTTCCTACTATATCCTGATCATCACTATTGCAAATATTGCAAATTTGGCCACTACTGCTACTGCAATCACAATCCAAAGGGATTGGATTGTTGTTGCAGGAGAAGACAGAAGCAAACTCGCAAATATGAATGCCACAATACGAAGGATTGACCAGTTAACCAACATCTTGGCCCCAATGGCTGTTGGCCAGATTATGACATTTGGCTCCCCAGTCATTGGCTGTGGTTTTATTTCGGGATGGAACTTGGTATCCATGTGCGTGGAGTACTTTCTGCTCTGGAAGGTTTACCCGAAAACCCCTGCTCTAGCTGTGAAAGCTGCTCttaaagaagaggaaactgaattgAAACAGCTGAATTTACACAAAGATACTGAGCCGAAACCCATGGAGGGAACTCATCTAATGGATGTGAAAGGCTCTGACATCCATGAGCTTGAACATGAGCTAGAGCCTACTTGTGCCTCCCAGATGGCTGAGCCCTTTCGTACCTTCCGAGATGGATGGATCTCCTACTACAACCAGCCCGTGTTTCTGGCTGGCATGGGTCTTGCTTTCCTTTATATGACTGTCCTGGGCTTCGACTGCATCACCACAGGGTACGCCTATACTCAGGGACTGAGTGGTTCAATCCTCAGTATTTTGATGGGAGCATCAGCTATAACTGGAATAATGGGAACTGTGGCTTTCACTTGGCTACGTCGAAAATGTGGTTTGGTTCGGACAGGTCTGATCTCAGGATTGGCACAGCTTTCCTGTTTAATCTTGTGTGTGATCTCTGTATTCATGCCTGGAAGCCCCTTGGACTTGCCCGTTTCTCCTTTTGAAGATATCCAATCAAGGTTCATTCAAGGAGAGTCAATTACACCTACCAAGATACCTGAAACCATTACTACAACTGAAATACACATGTCTAACGGGTCTAATTCTGCTAATATTGTCCCAGAGACCAGTGCTGAATCTGTGCCCATAATCTCCGTCAGTCTGCTGTTTGCAGGCATCATTGCTGCTAGAATCGGTCTTTGGTCCTTTGATTTAACTGTAACACAGTTGCTGCAAGAAAATGTAATTGAATCTGGAAGAGGCATTATAAATGGTGTACAGAACTCCATGAACTATCTTCTTGatcttttgcatttcatcatgGTCATCCTGGCTCCAAATCCTGAAGCTTTTGGCTTGCTCGTATTGATTTCAGTCTCCTTTGTGGCAATGGGCCACATTATGTATTTCCGCTTTGCCCAAAATACTCTGGGAAACAAGCTCTTTGCTTGCGGTCCTGATGCAAAAGAAGTTAGGAAAGAAAATCAAGCGAGTACTTCTGTTGTTTGA